Part of the Cloacibacterium caeni genome is shown below.
AATTCCTGCTTTTAAAGTAAAAAGAGAAATCGTTACCAAAAATCAAAAGGAAAGATTAACAGCATTCTCTGCACAATTTATTCCTGAAATCGTAAAAGGAAATGCTTTGGTTTATCAACTTCACCATATAGAATGCAATGCAAGTGGTGCTAAAGTTTGGGAAAAAACCAATTTTAATAATTACGAAATCAAAATTAATATTGCTTATCAATCTGGAGGTAAAAAAGAAATCTTCGCTTTCCAAAATGTAAAAGTTCCGCTCGTGGAAATAGGAAATGCAGAGCAATTTAATGTTTTGGATGAGAATAATGACTATAAATACATTACCGATTTATTCGTCATTCCAGATGATTTTGTTTTGTTAGAAGTTTTTGTAAGTGTACAAGAAACCAGCGCTTCAAAAGTAAAAGCAGACAAAGTTCAAAGGCTTAAAAATGAATATTCAGATGATTCTAAAAAAATCGTAGATAAATTGATAAAATATTTAAGAGATAATAAAAAATTACAGAAAGAAGGCAGTCCTGACTAAAATGAAAAACGCTAAGAGGAAATTACTATTAATCATTAAAAAATGGATAGATGAACTTTTTATAGATACAGTTTAATCTTTCCATGACTATTAAAACTACTATGTAGAAACCTTGAAATAATTTTCAAGGTTTTATTTTTTATGCCACATTTGGTCGCCTTCTAATTGCAAATGAGTTTCAAAATTATTCGTGAAAAGTGCGCCTGTTCCCAATCCTTGAGGTAAAGGATTTTTCTTGGTGTAAGTGTACTGGCAAATCGCATTCAAACCAATATTACTTTCTAAAGCAGAAGTAATCCACCAGTTGATTCCTAAACTTTCAGCAATGGCAATCCATTCATCAGAACCCGAAAATCCACCCACTAAAGCAGGTTTTAGAATAATGTATTGTGGTTTAATGGTTTCTAAAAGTTTCTTTTTCTCTTCAAAATCGATTACGCCGATAAGTTCCTCATCTAAAGCAATAGGTGTAGGTGTTTCTGCGCATAATTTAGCCATTTCATTCCAGGGAGCACAGCAATCCGTTGAATTTATTTCATCAGTTTCTTGGCTCTTTTTAGTTTTTACTTGGCTCTTCTTTATCGGTTGTTCAATCGAATGAATTTCTAAATCTGCTAATTCTTGTAAAACAATTGTAGCTTCTTCATAAGAAAAAGCACCATTAGCATCTACTCTGAGTTCCAATTGTTCTTTCGGGAATTTATCTCTGAGTTTTTTGATGATTTCTTTTTCAGATTTCCAATCTACCCCGATTTTTAATTTGATGCAGTCAAAACCTTTTGCTAATTTTTCTTCGATTTGAGATTGCATAAAATCTGCATTTCCCATCCAAATTAATCCGTTGATTTTTATAGAATCTTTACCATCAGTAAAATCACTCGGAAAATACAAATCTTCGCCATGTTCTATGTTAAGAAGCGCTTGTTCTAATCCAAAAATAATAGAAGGATAATGCAGCAGTTCTTTTTTTAAAACTTCAAAATCCGAATGGATGTTTTTGCAAAGCCAAGTGAGTTTTTCTTCATAATCAGGAACGTCGTCATAACTCAATCCTCTGAAAATGGCACATTCGCCAATTCCTTTTTTGTCATTTTTAGAAATTTCTAAAAGATAAGTTTCCTTAGTGGTAAGAACTCCTCTAGAAGTTCCACTGGCTTGTTTAAAGATGAGGTTATGTTGGGTAAATTGAGCGTTCATTTAATTTGCTTTTTGTTGGCCTCCAAAAATAAAATACAGAATAGAGCCTAAAACGGGCAACAAAAGTACAATTAAAACCCAAATAATTTTATTGGTTGAATCCTTAAAGTTGCTTT
Proteins encoded:
- a CDS encoding PLDc N-terminal domain-containing protein; the encoded protein is MVLTFLSLSILHLVFVLFIILLPSVLWIFALIDILKSNFKDSTNKIIWVLIVLLLPVLGSILYFIFGGQQKAN
- a CDS encoding o-succinylbenzoate synthase, whose translation is MNAQFTQHNLIFKQASGTSRGVLTTKETYLLEISKNDKKGIGECAIFRGLSYDDVPDYEEKLTWLCKNIHSDFEVLKKELLHYPSIIFGLEQALLNIEHGEDLYFPSDFTDGKDSIKINGLIWMGNADFMQSQIEEKLAKGFDCIKLKIGVDWKSEKEIIKKLRDKFPKEQLELRVDANGAFSYEEATIVLQELADLEIHSIEQPIKKSQVKTKKSQETDEINSTDCCAPWNEMAKLCAETPTPIALDEELIGVIDFEEKKKLLETIKPQYIILKPALVGGFSGSDEWIAIAESLGINWWITSALESNIGLNAICQYTYTKKNPLPQGLGTGALFTNNFETHLQLEGDQMWHKK